Within Microterricola gilva, the genomic segment CGCCGAGCTGGATCATGGTCTTGCCCTTCGGCGTGGCGTTGCGGCCGTGCTCGGCGAACCACTCGACCTCCTTCTGCGTCAGCGTCGTCTCCATCACCGGGACGATGTTGGTCTCCTCGTCTGGCAGGTGCACGGCGAGGGCAGTGTTGATTCCGGCGAGCGCTTGCGTGACGGATGCCGCGTCCTGAGCGCGCCCGCTGGCCCGCCACACGGGCAGGCCCGCGTCGAGGGCCTGCAGGTGGGTCAGCATGACGGCGTGCTGCTCCTTCATCCGCGCGACGTGCGCCGCGCAGGCGGGAGCTCTGGTTTCGAGACGATCCCAGAGCATCGTGTCCTCGCCCTCGTGGTGGGCGTGCAGCCCGATCGAGAGCATCGTCAGGTGGTCGCCGACACGGTCAGCGTGTGCGGCATCCCCCTCGGTGACACCGGCGATGAGCGCGGGGCCTTCGCCGAATCCGGCCCGGAAGAACCGGTGGATCTCAGCCATACCGCTGGCGTCGCAGGTCTTCAATCCGCTGGCCTGGTTGTCGTTGGGCTGGTCTCCGCTGGAGGGCAGTGCGGTGGCGGGCATGGCGTCTCCGATCGTCCGTGACTCTGCGCAGGCACGATACGCCTCGGCCGCTGGCACGGCAAGCGGTGGCGCCCCTATGGGGCCAAGCCGTCGAGCAACGCGGAGAGCGGCCCGGACGGTAGCGCGATCCAGCCCTCGCGGGCCGCTTGGGCGCGGTGCTCCTCGGGCACGGGGAAGGTCTGGCCGACCAGGTGGGCGCGGGTAGTGAGGGCGGCGAGCAGGGCGTCGAGGGCGTCATCCGTGCGCAGCAGTTCGTCGATGTGCGGGCCGAGGTCGAGCCATGGGGCCTCGGCCGTCAGGCCCTGGAGCAGGCGTTCGCGGGCGTCACGGTCGACCCGGTACTTCGGAACGAGGAGGCCCCAGATGCGGAGCGAGGCCCCGGGGTACACCTCCGCGACCTTGCCGGCGCCGGATCGATCGACTGAGCCGATGCGGTCGCCGATCGCGTCCAGGAGCGCCGCGCAGTGCATCGCGGTGAGCCCGAGCCGATCGGTCGCGACGCTGAGTGGCCAGCGCCCCATGCGGCGGTGCACCTCGCGGTCGGTCTCGCGGTAGGCCAGTCGCCGACGCCACGCCATCCCCTCGTCGTTCGAGAGATCGACTCGGTTGCTCTGGGCGTGCCCCGAGACGAAAGCGACGAAGTCGTCGGGCCAGCCGAAGGCGCAGTCGATGCCCATCGAGTCGACCTGCTCCGCCGCGTCGACGATCGCAGCGTCGTCCACGCCGACGGCGAGGGACACCAGCCGGGCGCCGCGCGCGGACCAGTCGACGATCGCCAACGCCGTCTTCTTCGGCTCGGCAGCGAGGTCGACGCCGGCCGTCAGCACGCTGCGTGGCGCGACATCCGGTGCGATCGCGTTCTCCATGGTCACCACTCCCGCACTCGTTGACGCATGACTCCGAGGGTATCGAGCGCGGGCACCGCGCCGCGCGTAGGGTGAGGAGCAAAGGAGAGGCAGACATGGGAGACGATCGACTGAGCAACGCGTCCGAGGATGGGGTCGCGGATGAGACCGTGGATGCCGCCGCACTGCAGTTCCGGCGAAACGACGAGGCTCACCGCTACGAGGCCGTGCTCGGCTCGGAGATCGCGGGGTACGCGGAGTTCGTGCTCCGGCCGCCGGCGCGGATCGTGTTCACCCACACGGTGACCGAGCCCGCCTTCACCGGCCACGGCATCGCGACACGGCTCGTCGAGTGGGCGCTCAGCGATGCCCGCGACCGCCAGCTGCGGATCGTGCCGCGCTGCCCGTTCATCGCCAGTTACTTGGAGACGCACTACCAGTTCGACGACGCGCTGGAGGGGCGCTCCCCCGCGAGCTGAGGGAGCGCCGCTCGGGCTCAGCGTTCGGCTGCGGTCGAGATCGTGGCGGCGAGCTCTACCGGCCGGCTCCACATCGGCCAGTGCCCGGTCGGCAGGTCGACCAGTTCAAGGTCGCGGAGCGAGGCCACCTCGGCCATCATCTCGTTGCCCGCCCGGGCCATCTGCATCAGCACCTCCGAGGGGAACGAGCAGGCGATGATCGTGGACGGCACGTCCCGCCGAGCATCGTTCGTGAGATGCACCACCTGTCGCATGACGGGGCCGGGCTGCGGCACCGCCCGCTCGCGGAACACGCGAAGGTCCTGCTCGCTCACCCCGTCCGGGCTCGCCTGGAGCTGGTCGAACGGCGGGAGCTCCGAGTCTGCCTGCTCCGCCGGGAAGTCGGCGTCGAACACTGAGCCGTCACCCGACGGGCCACTGTCGACGTAGACGACGCGGCTGACCGCGGTGGGGTCCTGGTCGAGGAGCAGCGAAACGGGAACGCCCGCCCCGCTGTGTGCGACGAGCACGACGGCGCTGCCGTCGGCGGATGCCGCGGCCACGGCCTGCCGCAGTGCCTCGGCCTGGTCGTCCAGTGTCCGCGTCGCACGATCCGGGTCGTCGGGGTCAAGGCCGGGCAGCGTGACCGCGGTGACGGCGTGGCCCCGGGCGCGGAGCTCGGACGCGACGCCGTCCCACGCCCAGGCGCCGAGCCAGTGGCCGGGAACGAGAATGAGCGAGGGCAGAGTGTTTGTGGGCAGAGAACTTGTGGGCAGAGTATTCGTGGTGTGGTCCATGTATCCATCGTCCGGCAGCCACCGGACAGCAGTATGTCACTATTCCTGTCACTTTCTTTGCCATTCTGCGATCATGGACGGGTGAACCGTACCGAGCGCCTGCATGCCCTCACCGAGTCGCTGCGCCGCGCCCCGGCTCGCGGGCGCACGGCCCAGCAACTCGCCGACGAGTTCGAGGTAACCACCCGCACGATCAAACGCGACCTCGCCGCGTTGGAGGCCGGCGGCCTGCCGGTCTGGGGCCGCACGGGCCCCGGCGGCGGCTACGGCCTGGCCGAGATCACGAGTCTGCCGCCGGTGAACCTGACCGCCGCGCAGGCGCTGGCGATCAACACGGCGGTCGCGGTCGCGACGCAG encodes:
- a CDS encoding hemerythrin domain-containing protein produces the protein MPATALPSSGDQPNDNQASGLKTCDASGMAEIHRFFRAGFGEGPALIAGVTEGDAAHADRVGDHLTMLSIGLHAHHEGEDTMLWDRLETRAPACAAHVARMKEQHAVMLTHLQALDAGLPVWRASGRAQDAASVTQALAGINTALAVHLPDEETNIVPVMETTLTQKEVEWFAEHGRNATPKGKTMIQLGAILAAQPDGGTEWQHKHLPGPVRLIWRTVGARKYARYRAALVN
- a CDS encoding DUF429 domain-containing protein; the encoded protein is MENAIAPDVAPRSVLTAGVDLAAEPKKTALAIVDWSARGARLVSLAVGVDDAAIVDAAEQVDSMGIDCAFGWPDDFVAFVSGHAQSNRVDLSNDEGMAWRRRLAYRETDREVHRRMGRWPLSVATDRLGLTAMHCAALLDAIGDRIGSVDRSGAGKVAEVYPGASLRIWGLLVPKYRVDRDARERLLQGLTAEAPWLDLGPHIDELLRTDDALDALLAALTTRAHLVGQTFPVPEEHRAQAAREGWIALPSGPLSALLDGLAP
- a CDS encoding GNAT family N-acetyltransferase, which codes for MGDDRLSNASEDGVADETVDAAALQFRRNDEAHRYEAVLGSEIAGYAEFVLRPPARIVFTHTVTEPAFTGHGIATRLVEWALSDARDRQLRIVPRCPFIASYLETHYQFDDALEGRSPAS
- a CDS encoding alpha/beta fold hydrolase, with translation MDHTTNTLPTSSLPTNTLPSLILVPGHWLGAWAWDGVASELRARGHAVTAVTLPGLDPDDPDRATRTLDDQAEALRQAVAAASADGSAVVLVAHSGAGVPVSLLLDQDPTAVSRVVYVDSGPSGDGSVFDADFPAEQADSELPPFDQLQASPDGVSEQDLRVFRERAVPQPGPVMRQVVHLTNDARRDVPSTIIACSFPSEVLMQMARAGNEMMAEVASLRDLELVDLPTGHWPMWSRPVELAATISTAAER